In Ruania alkalisoli, the DNA window TCTGGACCACGGTGCTGCCCGCCGTCCGCGAGCGCCACCCGCAGGTCTACGTGATGGGCGAGGTACTGCACGGCGACTACGTCGCATTCACCCGTGACGGCGGTCTGGACGCCGTCACCCAGTACGAGTTGTGGCAAGGCATCTGGCACTCCATCGCCGACCACAACTTCCACGAACTCGACCACGCACTCGGCCGGCACAACACCTTCCTGGAGGCGTTCGTGCCCTACACCTTCGTGGGCAACCACGACGTGACGCGCATCGCCAGCCAGATCGACGACGAGCGTCACCTCCCGCACGCGCTCGCGCTGCTATTCACGCTGGGTGGCACGCCGTCGGTCTACTACGGCGATGAGCTGGGCCTGCACGCGGTCAAGGAGGAACGGTTCGGAGGGGACGATGCCATCCGGCCCGCATTCGGTGCCAGCCGCGACGAGATCGACGGCGCGAAGCCGGAGGTGTTCACCCTGCACCAGGAACTCATCGGCCTGCGCAGGCGGCACCCCTGGCTACACACGGCGCGAAGCCGGACGGTCGCCGTCGGCAATGACACGATCGCCCTGGAGGTGGCCGGGCCGGAAAAGGCGCTGATCGTGGTGCTGAACATCGGCGACGGCGAGGTACGTACCTCCGGCGCAGGCACCTTCCTGGCCGGCCGCGACGCCGGGCTCGATGGTGAGGACCTGGTCGTCGGCCCGCACGGCTGGGCGATCGCGGAGGCGACTGCCTAGACGAAGGGGTGGCGACGCCTCACACCCGATCGCG includes these proteins:
- a CDS encoding alpha-amylase family protein — protein: MRSAEHTIWWHVFPLGFLGADTTGTDRTPATRLPALISWLDHLLELGANGLALGPVFDSSTHGYDTIDYFRIDPRLGTEADLVALIDAAHSRGIQVMLDGVFNHVGPEFPALLAAREDPSSPEARLFAQTPDGGPVTFEGHGGLITLNHGVPEVATLVTDVMTFWCDRGVDAWRLDAAYSVPVEFWTTVLPAVRERHPQVYVMGEVLHGDYVAFTRDGGLDAVTQYELWQGIWHSIADHNFHELDHALGRHNTFLEAFVPYTFVGNHDVTRIASQIDDERHLPHALALLFTLGGTPSVYYGDELGLHAVKEERFGGDDAIRPAFGASRDEIDGAKPEVFTLHQELIGLRRRHPWLHTARSRTVAVGNDTIALEVAGPEKALIVVLNIGDGEVRTSGAGTFLAGRDAGLDGEDLVVGPHGWAIAEATA